A genomic region of Vanessa tameamea isolate UH-Manoa-2023 chromosome 11, ilVanTame1 primary haplotype, whole genome shotgun sequence contains the following coding sequences:
- the LOC113400780 gene encoding histone-lysine N-trimethyltransferase SMYD5, producing MEGFEIRISNSKKGKGLFATKQYNEGDIILEEDPLVSCQFAWNAAYRYLACDHCMRPLETPEQNVIRLSGKPDILLPHSNCFEDDLLNITSCNQCGILYCSEECKVNSLAIYHRTLCYIQNDAHHPINLLIETWKQIHYPPETANIMLLVRILAYIQQHSDPASAAATIKQFCHRTVNEDAELVHKVLGDEFSGQLNTLREMTANVINGEYIQEFLTPEGFCSLMALVGTNSQGIGTSPLSLWVTSVSQLTMSDDERQQLDMFIDKLYQYVEEESGQFLNTEGSGLFQLQSACNHSCAPNAESSFPYGNHRIQLKALKPIMPGQEIYISYLDDCTLQRSRHSRQKELAENYLFMCWCERCSSQSSEPDCTSEEDNSEEEIDADD from the exons atggaaGGATTTGAGATAAGGATATCTAATAGCAAAAAG GGAAAGGGGCTGTTTGCAACAAAGCAATATAATGAAGGCGACATTATTTTAGAGGAAGACCCTTTAGTGTCTTGCCAATTTGCTTGGAATGCAGCCTACAGATACTTAGCATGTGATCATTGCATGAG ACCTCTGGAGACTCCGGAACAAAATGTAATACGTTTATCAGGCAAACCGGATATTTTATTGCCACATTCCAATTGCTTTGAAGATGATCTGTTAAACATTACGAGTTGCAACCAATGTGGTATACTGTATTGTTCCGAAGAATGTAAAGTGAACTCTTTAGCTATTTATCATCGTACATTGTGTTATATACAGAATGATGCTCATCATCCTATAAATTTGCTTATAGAGACATGGAA acAAATCCATTATCCTCCAGAAACAGCAAATATAATGCTTCTAGTTAGAATATTGGCATATATACAGCAACATTCCGATCCAGCATCTGCTGCTGCAACAATCAAACAATTTTGTCACAGGACTGTTAATGAAGATGCGGAACTAGTCCACAAAGTATTGGGTGATGAGTTTAGTGGTCAGTTGAATACTCTGAGGGAAATGACAGCAAATGTTATTAATGGAGAATATATACAAGAG tTCCTAACTCCCGAAGGATTTTGTTCTCTGATGGCCTTAGTGGGGACTAATAGTCAGGGCATCGGCACAAGTCCCCTTTCACTGTGGGTCACTTCGGTGTCACAGTTGACCATGTCAGATGATGAACGACAACAGCTTGATATGTTTATCGATAAACTGTATCAGTATGTTGAAGAAG aatctGGTCAATTCTTAAATACAGAAGGCTCTGGATTGTTCCAATTGCAGAGTGCTTGTAATCACAGCTGTGCGCCAAATGCTGAGTCCTCATTTCCATATGGCAATCACAGGATACAACTCAAAGCATTGAAACCAATAATGCCAGGAcaggaaatatatataagttatcttGATGACTGTACTCTGCAAAGATCGAGGCATTCAAGACAGAag gaATTAGCAGAGAACTACCTGTTTATGTGTTGGTGCGAACGCTGTAGTTCTCAAAGTTCTGAGCCAGATTGTACCAGCGAGGAGGATAATAGTGAAGAAGAGATTGATGCGGATGACTGA